In Deinococcus carri, the genomic stretch GAGTTGCGCCGCGAGTTCAATCAGGAGAGGCAACCGAGTTGGACCGGGGGTGACCTCAAGCTTGTCCTGCAAGCGTTGTGCAGTATCCATCAACACGCATCCTCATGGTTCTTTTCTCTCCAGCATCAACGGGTTGCAGGACGCTGAGGCGCATCCGGTTGGAAGAGGCCCGCTACTGCTCAGTGGAAATCTGAGCCGCTGCTCGCCTCCTGTTTCGCAGAAGAGAGTCAAGTATGTCACACTGACAATCTCCTGTGGAGTACCATAGCCGTGTGTGATCCCAGAAGACGCTCCGTCTCCGACTCGTGAAGCCGTCGATATCCCGACGCAAGAGCGTCCGCTGGTTCTGCTGAAGTTCTTCACACCCAAGCAGCCCACTTGGACCCTCACCCAGCTGGCCCGGGCAAGTGGGCTGCCCAAGGCCAGTTGCCTGCGCGTTCTTCGTGTGCTCGAAAAGTACGAGTTCCTCCAGCGCGACGGTGATCTCTATCGTCTGGGGATGGGTGCGCTCACACTGGGCACATATGCGCAACACCATGCACCTCCCCGGAATACGGCGCTGCCTCATCTGGAGCGCTTACGCGGACAAGTGGCACACACCATCTCCTGGGCTGTGCTTGACGGGGACGAGTGCGTGTATGTCGAGGTCCTTCCCGCGGCGAGAGACCAAAAGGAAGCGGTGCATCCGGGGCTGAGAGTTCCACTGCTCGCGGATCCCTCCGCGCGAATTCTGCTGGCATTTGCACCGCGAGACGTTCGCCAGGCAGTGTTCCGGTCCGGAACAGGAACGGTCGAGGGTGCAATGCCATCCCGCACCATGCCGCTGATAGAAACACTGGACAGTGTGGCGAGGAAAACATGGCTCGCCGGGCCGTTTCCCGCTGAGAAGGGCACATTGCAGTTTGCGGCCCCTGTCTTTCGTGCCAATGGTAGCCTGGTCGCGGCACTCGGCATGGTCTGCGTTGCCGCGCCGGATATTCCATGGCCCGAGTACAAAACAGAACTTGATGCATTGAACATAGCTGCACGGAAAATCTCCCAGGGGTTTGGCTATGAACGTGAGTGGTCGGGCGATCCAGAGTTTTTCCTCCAGATCTTGCAAAGTATGCCTATGCTTTCAATACTTCAGCCCTAAGTTCAAGAGTTCCCTCTTCATGGCGTAGGACGGCGTACGGCTTCAGTGTCGTCTGAAACTCGGGGAAATTTCACTGCTTGCCGCCCCCTTATCACCACCCGCGCTGAAGGATTTGCCAGAAGACAGCAAGCTTTCGGCAATTTGCCTCAAGAGGCCCTTCTTCTGTCCGAAAGACCAGCTCCCTCAGTCACAGTGGAGCAAGGCGGGCCGCACAGTTCCAATGCGGCCCGCCTCTCGTTGGCTTGAGAAAAGATGTCCTTGCGGGTTACTTGTTCTCTACCAGGGTGTATTGGCCGGAGCCGGAGTAGGCGTAGATCTCCCAGCGGTAGTAGCCGCTGGCGGCGTTGTAGGTGATGCTCTCGCTGTTGGTGGGGCTTTCACTGGCCGCCACGTCCTGCCAGCCGAAGCCGTTCCACTGCTGGAGGTAGAGGTCGAAGTCGGTGCCGTTGGGGCCGGTCAGCTTGCCCTTGATGGTGCCGCCCGCGTAATTGAAGTAGCCGGGGTTGCCGGGCTGGAAGCTGCTGGTGCCTTGCGTGCCCAGGCCGGTGTAGGTATTGCCGGGCTGGGGGTTGGGATTAGGGTTGGGGTTGGGATTCGTGCCGCCGGTACCGGTGTACAGCAGGAGGTTGGGGCTTCCGGTGCCGATGTTGCTGAGCTTGCCGCTGCTGGTGTTGTCGATGATGGCGCTGGTGACCTGAGCGGTGGTGGAGCTGGGGTTGCTCTGGAGGATCAGGGCCGCGGCACCCGCCACATGGGGCGACGCCATGCTGGTGCCGCTGATGGTGTTGGTGGCCGTGTTGCTGCCAATCCAGGTGCTGGTGATTTTGTCACCCGGAGCGAACAGATCGACGCAGGTCCCGTAGTTGCTGCCCAGGGGGGTGCCCGCCTTGGTGTAACCCCAATCGGTCCGGTCGGGGCGGCGATCAGTCTTCATGGTGGCACCGACTGTGATCGCATTGCGGGCACGTGCAGGACTGACGTTGCAGGCGTCCTGATCCTCGTTGCCAGCGGCGACGACCATGATCAGGTTCTTGCTGGCAGCATTGTTCACGGCGTCATCGACCGCCTGGCTGGTCCCACCACCCAGACTCATGTTCGCTACGGCCGGGCCCCTCTTGTTGTTGACGGCCCAGTTGATGCCCGCGATCACGTCCGAGTTGTCGCCGAAGCCGTCGCACTTCAGCACCTTGACGGCAACCAGGTCCGTGCCCTTGGCCACGCCCCAGGTGTTGCTGCCGATGGTGCCAGCGACGTGAGTGCCGTGGCCGTTGCAGTCGCGGTCCTGGCCGTCGCCGCTGGCGTTGGTGCCCCAAACCGCCCGGCCGCCGAAGTCGGTGTGGTTGATGTTGATGCCCGTGTCGATGATGTAGGCCGTCACACCCGCGCCGGTATTGGCATAGGTGTAGCTGCCGTTCAGCGGCAGGTCACGCTGGTCGATCCGGTCCAGGCCCCAGGTGGCGTTCGACTGGGTGGCGGTGGCATGCACGACGCCGTCCTGCTCGATGTACTTGACGCGCTTGTCGGCCTGGAGCTTGGCGAGGTTCTGGGCACTCAGTTTGGCGGCAAAGCCGTTGAGGGCCTGGGTGTAGATGTGCTGGACGGTGATGCCCTGGGGATCGAGGCCCAGGGTACGGACCAGGCCGCCCGCGTCCTGCGCACCCAGGTTGGTGGGGGCGGCACCGTCGCTGAATACCACGATGTACTGTCCGGGAATCGCGTTGGGGTTGTTGGTGCCCAACAGGCGAGCGGTTTGCTGGGCACGGTTGACGCCAGGCGCATTGCCCGTCGGAAGTGAACCGCTGGGACTTTGCACTGTGCCTTGTTGTCCACAGGCAGCCAACAGTGCGGTCAGAGTAAGGGAGCCGAAAAAGAAACGTACCTTCATGCATAACCTCCTCGGCACATGTGGAATGAGCCACATGTGGACTACCCAATGGAACTGGGTGGATGACATTGAGCAGACACTTCATTTGTACCTGTTTCACTGGGCGAAACAACGCACCGGACTAGACATGTTGCTTGATAAACACGCACGGCGCTTCCTTCGACTCTGATAGAAAAAACTGATAGAGCTTTTCAAACGTAAGCGTGCTTGACAGCACTCAGGTTTCGCCTGGCGAAACTTAGGGCCTAGGGATGATGTGGCTCCCGTTTCTCGCCCCACTCCGGCTGCAAGGAAAATGGCAGCAAGGGGGCTATGCAGGGGAAACGGTACAATGCACACGCCGCAGTTCCGTATCCGCTGGGTGAGCGCTCACCTCCACGGTGTGCAGCAGCAATTCCTCCGGGCCGCGCCCCCGCCAGTCATGCAGCTGCCGAGCGCGAGTTCCTTGCCATTTTCCACCCGTGACAAGGTACTCGTGCCGGGGCTGGTCGCCTGCGCCACCTCGCCGCCACAGTGGGCCTTGATGGCCGAAATGAATCCCTGCGTGTCAAATAGCGTTGCCGTCAAACACCTGTCCCAAACCTGAGAGCGTGTTTTAAAAGGGTCCCCATTACAGGCAGCGTGCGCTGGGAGAGCAGGCCCGTCCCCTCCTCTCCTGCAGAGCTGTACCAGTCCCAGTCTCCCCCGCAAGGGGACTCGCAGAGCTGCTTGCAGAGGAGCAAAAAGCTCGTGTTCCCCGGAAGCCGACCACCCGACCTCTCCCCGCTGGCCCCACTACGGGCGGCCCAGCACCAGGTACTCGGCCTCGGCGCGGGGCTGGCCGTCGACCAGCAGGGTCAGGGTGTGGCGGCCGGGGGCGGGACTCGCGGTAAAGGGCGCGGTGTACTCGCGGGGACCGCTGGCGGGGGGGGCCGCCGCCTGTGAGGTGGCTGCCTGTGGCTCGGCGGT encodes the following:
- a CDS encoding IclR family transcriptional regulator — protein: MIPEDAPSPTREAVDIPTQERPLVLLKFFTPKQPTWTLTQLARASGLPKASCLRVLRVLEKYEFLQRDGDLYRLGMGALTLGTYAQHHAPPRNTALPHLERLRGQVAHTISWAVLDGDECVYVEVLPAARDQKEAVHPGLRVPLLADPSARILLAFAPRDVRQAVFRSGTGTVEGAMPSRTMPLIETLDSVARKTWLAGPFPAEKGTLQFAAPVFRANGSLVAALGMVCVAAPDIPWPEYKTELDALNIAARKISQGFGYEREWSGDPEFFLQILQSMPMLSILQP
- a CDS encoding S8 family peptidase, which produces MKVRFFFGSLTLTALLAACGQQGTVQSPSGSLPTGNAPGVNRAQQTARLLGTNNPNAIPGQYIVVFSDGAAPTNLGAQDAGGLVRTLGLDPQGITVQHIYTQALNGFAAKLSAQNLAKLQADKRVKYIEQDGVVHATATQSNATWGLDRIDQRDLPLNGSYTYANTGAGVTAYIIDTGININHTDFGGRAVWGTNASGDGQDRDCNGHGTHVAGTIGSNTWGVAKGTDLVAVKVLKCDGFGDNSDVIAGINWAVNNKRGPAVANMSLGGGTSQAVDDAVNNAASKNLIMVVAAGNEDQDACNVSPARARNAITVGATMKTDRRPDRTDWGYTKAGTPLGSNYGTCVDLFAPGDKITSTWIGSNTATNTISGTSMASPHVAGAAALILQSNPSSTTAQVTSAIIDNTSSGKLSNIGTGSPNLLLYTGTGGTNPNPNPNPNPQPGNTYTGLGTQGTSSFQPGNPGYFNYAGGTIKGKLTGPNGTDFDLYLQQWNGFGWQDVAASESPTNSESITYNAASGYYRWEIYAYSGSGQYTLVENK